A single region of the Capra hircus breed San Clemente chromosome 14, ASM170441v1, whole genome shotgun sequence genome encodes:
- the FOXH1 gene encoding forkhead box protein H1, which yields MGPCSNPGLGLPEGDSPSQPPKRRKKRYLRHDKPPYTYLAMIALVIQAAPSRRLKLAQIIRQVQAAFPFFRDDYEGWKDSIRHNLSSNRCFRKVPKDPAKPQAKGNFWAVDVSLIPAEALRLQNTALCRRWQSRGARGAFAKDLGPYVLHGRPYQPPSPQLPPCEGFSIKSLLGDSGEGTPRSSPRRSGSERSGEGEVPAALLPSEKPLWPVCPLPRPIRAEGKTSQGENRKPTVLSPEPRAWPLHLVQGTPDPGVLSGGGHRASLWGQLPTSYLPIYTPNVVMPLAPLPPTSCPRCPPSTSTGYWGVAPETHGPTRLLWDLDALFQGVPPNKSIYDVWVSHPRDLATPSPGWLLSWYGL from the exons ATGGGGCCCTGCAGCAACCCCggcctggggctccctgagggggATTCGCCCTCCCAGCCCcccaagaggaggaagaagagatacCTGCGGCATGACAAGCCCCCCTACACCTACTTGGCCATGATCGCCCTTGTGATCCAGGCTGCACCTTCCCGCAGGCTGAAGCTGGCCCAG ATCATCCGTCAGGTCCAGGCCGCGTTCCCCTTCTTCAGGGACGATTACGAAGGCTGGAAAGACTCCATCCGCCACAACCTCTCCTCCAACCGGTGCTTCCGCAAG gtgCCCAAGGATCCCGCGAAGCCTCAGGCCAAGGGCAACTTCTGGGCGGTCGACGTGAGCCTGATCCCGGCCGAGGCGCTGCGGTTGCAGAACACGGCCCTGTGCCGGCGCTGGCAGAGCAGGGGCGCGAGGGGAGCCTTCGCCAAGGATCTCGGCCCCTACGTGCTGCACGGCCGGCCCTACCAGCCGCCCAGTCCCCAGTTGCCGCCCTGCGAGGGCTTCAGCATCAAGTCTCTGCTAGGGGACTCCGGGGAGGGGACACCACGGAGCAGCCCCAGACGGTCAGGCTCAGAGCGCTCAGGGGAGGGAGAGGTGCCTGCTGCACTCCTGCCCTCTGAGAAGCCTCTGTGGCCCGTCTGCCCCCTCCCAAGGCCCATCAGGGCAGAGGGGAAGACTTCCCAGGGGGAAAACAGAAAGCCCACCGTCCTGTCCCCTGAGCCCAGGGCCTGGCCTCTCCACTTAGTGCAGGGCACCCCAGACCCCGGGGTTCTCTCTGGTGGAGGTCACAGGGCCTCGCTGTGGGGACAGCTGCCCACCTCCTACTTGCCCATTTACACTCCCAACGTGGTGATGCCTTTGGCCCCACTGCCACCCACCTCCTGCCCCCGGTGCCCTCCTTCCACCAGCACAGGCTATTGGGGGGTAGCTCCGGAAACCCATGGCCCCACAAGGCTGCTCTGGGATTTagatgctctcttccagggggtGCCACCCAACAAAAGCATCTATGACGTGTGGGTTAGCCACCCCCGAGACCTGGCTACACCCAGCCCAGGCTGGCTGCTCTCCTGGTACGGCCTGTga